One stretch of Gadus chalcogrammus isolate NIFS_2021 chromosome 14, NIFS_Gcha_1.0, whole genome shotgun sequence DNA includes these proteins:
- the srgn gene encoding serglycin produces MKIFLSLAVICFAINSGTGAPSKARYMFVKCHPLGNDSNCVTHQGPEMNLTTDLPDKLPASAAPYIGAQPVEDGPVTERKEPKVESVTSLTEDGSGVFEGSTGFEGSAVESPVADGSGDFWTQLAGDVMADYRPAEEELREDHLLDL; encoded by the exons ATGAAGATATTTTTGTCACTGGCTGTCATATGTTTTGCCATAAATAGCGGAACGG gAGCCCCTTCCAAGGCTAGGTACATGTTTGTGAAATGTCACCCATTGGGAAACGACTCCAACTGCGTGACCCACCAAGGCCCAGAGATGAATCTCACTACAGACCTACCTGACAAACTGCCAGCTTCCGCCGCACCGTACAT AGGGGCACAGCCAGTGGAGGATGGGCCCGTGACAGAGAGGAAAGAGCCCAAGGTGGAGTCGGTTACATCCTTGACAGAAGATGGTTCCGGAGTTTTCGAGGGCTCCACAGGTTTTGAGGGATCTGCAGTTGAATCACCCGTGGCAGATGGCTCTGGAGATTTTTGGACCCAATTAG CGGGGGATGTTATGGCTGATTACCGACCAGCAGAAGAAGAGCTGAGAGAAGACCATCTGCTGGatctgtag
- the vps26a gene encoding vacuolar protein sorting-associated protein 26A, producing the protein MSFLGGLFGAVCEIDVLLNDAENRKTAELKTEDGKVEKHYMFYDGESVSGKVNLNVKQGGKRLEHQGIRIEFVGQIELFSDKSNTHEFVDLVKELALPGELAQNRSYDFEFMQVEKPYESYTGTNVRLRYFLRVTIVRRLSDLVKEYELIVHQLASYPDVNNSIKMEVGIEDCLHIEFEYNKSKYHLKDVIVGKIYFLLVRIKIQHMELQLIKREMTGIGPSTTTETETVAKYEIMDGAPVKGESIPIRLFLAAYDLTATMRDVNKKFSVRYFLNLVLVDEEDRRYFKQQEIVLWRKAPEKMRKRNFVQRYESPEPRPQAVTAEQPEM; encoded by the exons ATG AGTTTCCTCGGGGGGTTGTTTGGGGCTGTCTGCGAGATCGATGTGCTGCTAAATGATGCAGAGAACAGAAAGACAGCTGAACTGAAGACAGAAGATGGCAAAGTGGAGAAACATTACATGTTTTACGATGGGGAATCGGTCTCTGGGAAG GTGAACCTGAACGTTAAGCAGGGGGGGAAGAGACTCGAGCATCAAGGCATCCGCATTGAATTCGTGGGACAGATCG AGCTGTTCTCTGATAAGAGCAACACCCATGAGTTTGTGGACCTGGTGAAGGAGCTGGCCTTGCCCGGAGAGCTCGCCCAGAACCGGAGCTACGACTTTGAGTTCATGCAGGTGGAGAAGCCCTACGAGTCCTACACTGGGACTAACGTCCGCCTCAG GTATTTCCTCCGTGTGACAATAGTCCGTCGCCTGTCTGACCTGGTGAAGGAGTACGAGTTGATCGTCCACCAACTCGCCTCCTACCCAGACGTGAACAACTCCATCAAGATGGAGGTGGGCATCGAAGACTGTCTGCATATCGAGTTTGAGTACAACAAGTCCAA GTACCACCTCAAAGATGTCATCGTGGGCAAAATTTATTTCCTGCTTGTGCGGATCAAGATTCAACACATGGAGTTACAGCTCATTAAGAGGGAGATGACTGGAATAG GTCCTAGTACTACCACAGAAACGGAGACGGTTGCAAAGTATGAGATCATGGACGGGGCGCCCGTTAAAGGAGAATCCATCCCTATCAGACTATTTTTAGCAG CATACGACCTGACGGCCACCATGAGGGACGTCAACAAGAAGTTCTCGGTTCGTTATTTCCTCAACCTAGTGCTGGTGGACGAAGAGGACCGGAGATACTTCAAGCAACAG gagatTGTCTTGTGGCGAAAAGCACCcgagaagatgaggaagagaaaCTTCGTCCAGCGCTACGAGTCGCCAGAGCCCCGGCCGCAGGCTGTGACCGCCGAACAGCCCGAGATGTGA